The stretch of DNA CTCTACAAACCATTCAGACATGGTCTCTCCGGGGTGTTGACGTGCTACAACCCAAATCTTCCGCTTTTCTTGCGAGAACTCTCCAAGGGTAAGGAAGTCAATTTCCCTGCCTTCAAGTGTTTGCCCAAGGGTGTCGAGCACGCAGATATCTTCCGACTGTGCCGTTGATACGAGATCGAGGTGTCGTTCGTAGCTATAGGGAGGAAAATAGGCAAGGTAGATGCTGTTCTCGTTTGGCGTTAGTTCAATGGTTAGTTCTTTACCATTAAAGGTAGTTGGAACTCTAAACCAGCTGTTCCGGTCGTAAGAAGCGCATGCGTAGTAGTTCTGCCATCCTTCGGGGTATGACGTTTCTCCTGCATTAATTATTTTGATGGTACAGGGATAACCTTGTGCTCCAATAAGGCGGAAGTGGAACCATTGAAGGAATTCCGATTGCGTGTCTTTTCGGATTCTCAGCTGGATGTTGTCGTGAGAGTTTAGGCTTACAACCTCAATATTGCCTGAGTCGAAGTTTGTTGATATTTTCATAGGATCTCGGTTTCGTAGCGGCAAGATAGTAAAAGTTTCAACATGCTTTATCCCTCCAGTGGGGATTTGGATTAAATTCGAAGATGTTGATATATAGGTGTGTAATTATCTATGAGGCTTGAGAGAAATTTCGTTGGCAAGCCGACAATGTCAAAAAGCAGAGGACTTGACGCGCTTCGATCTAGAGTTCCGGCTTACGCATTATACAGTCCGGCCCTTGGGTATGGTCTAATAGGAGTTTAATGTTCTCTGCATATCGGATCCATGCAGGAACCGTGATTATGCTAATTAGCGGGAGGGGATATTTTATCCGATAAACAATCATCAAGATATTCATCTTTGGTCCTAAAGGATACCAGATATGGTTGATTTTTGCAGGATCGATGTAGTGAGGTTTACCAAGAATTGTTTTTAATCGAAGTTGACCCTTTACCACGATGGCATTTGAAATGGAGAAAGTTATTATGGCTGTAATTGCCATTATTCCCAGGATGTATAGCGTTTCTGGTTCGCCAGTGATATGGCTAATTGTAAGTAGTAGGAGTATGGAAATTGCAAGGAAGGCGAACTGGGCACAAAAAGTCCATCGTTGCGAAATTAAAAGTGGAACGCCATACTCAATCGCCTTCAGATGGCTGTTGGTTATATTGAATGTTGATTCCTCGTCCTTCATTTGATTTTTATAATACTATATCGAAGGTAAGGATAAATTTAACATGTGCAAGTAATTCTTATACTTTAATTGTAAGGTAACGTGTCATAGGCCGAATTGGTTGTGCCAACGGAATGCAATTGTTTGATGATTTGAAGGCGGTGTAATTCGAATGTATTCTAATTAAATTTTGTTCATGTGCTGTCTTTTCAAAGGCTATGTGCGAATAAACATAGATACGCCTAATCCATCTATTGCCTATTCCTAAAATTGGAAATAAATAAACGGTTGGATTCCCGCTGTGCGGACTTGGGCAAGCAGCATCACAACGAGGAGTATTGCTAGTAGTTTGATAACAGGGTTTGTGCTGATAAACCACCCGCGGAAATTCTCCTTGTTCTGCGAGGGAAACCAATGAGCCGCGAAACCAATCGCAATGGTAATAAAGACAGCCTTGTATCCAAGGAGCACCTCTGGTATGGTATTCCATGAAAATGCGGTGGCAATTCTGGAAAGGATTGTCAATGCATCGGAGAAGGAGGCAGCCCTAAAAGGAATCCATGCTAGGCACACAATATGGAAGGTGATTACTATAGCGACGAATCTTCGAACCGGAGAAAGTCGTTTTGATGGTTGGTGTTTTCCAATGCCAAACAAGCGTTCGATGGCAAGGCCGAGACCATGAATACCTCCCCATGCTACAAATTTAAGGCTTGCGCCGTGCCATAATCCCCCCAGTAGCATAGTTATCATTAGGTTGATGTAGGTTCGGATCTTTCCTTTTTTGCTCCCTCCAAGGGGAATGTAAAGGTAGTCGCGCAGCCATCGGGAGAGTGAAATGTGCCAACGATGCCAAAAGTTTGTGATGCTGGTGGCTTTATAGGGTGAGTTGAAGTTTACGGGAAGCCTAAATCCTAAAAGCAGGGCTACTCCTAACGCAATGTCGGTGTATCCGCTAAAGTCACAGTATATTTGTAGTGCGTAGCCGTAAATTCCCATCAGCACCTCAAATCCTGAGTAAGCGATAGGGGAGTCGAAAACTCTGTCGACAAAGTTGGACGCGATGTAGTTGGAAATGGCAACTTTCTTTAATAGCCCCACTAGTATAAGGAAGATGGCATGCCCCACCTCATCTTTGGTGAGGTAGTAGCGGATATAGAGTTGGGGAATGAATTCCGATGCCCTAACGATGGGCCCAGCCACCAGTTGCGGGAAGAAGCTTACGTAGAATCCAAAGTTGAGGATATTGCGCACGGGGGTTACATGCCGGCGATAAACATCAATGGTGTAGGAGATGGTTTGAAAGGTGTAGAACGAAATCCCTACTGGTAAAATGATAGCGGTTACATCGAAGGTTGACCCGGTTAGGTGGTTGCTCCATTCCGCCAAGAGGTTGCTAACTTTCAGATGGGTGCCAAACCAGTTATTGATGGTTTCTGTAAAGAAGTAGGCGTATTTAAAGTAAGAGAGGACCCCTAGGTTCACCGTAACGCTAAT from Williamwhitmania taraxaci encodes:
- a CDS encoding MBOAT family O-acyltransferase, whose translation is MELAIKEYIKRFFLFSQTEPMLFSGITFWIFLLILLLGFHFVYKKNQLRNIYLFAFSLFFYYKSGGFFFWLLIFSTVVDYLLGLGIGSAQKKLARRAMLAISVTVNLGVLSYFKYAYFFTETINNWFGTHLKVSNLLAEWSNHLTGSTFDVTAIILPVGISFYTFQTISYTIDVYRRHVTPVRNILNFGFYVSFFPQLVAGPIVRASEFIPQLYIRYYLTKDEVGHAIFLILVGLLKKVAISNYIASNFVDRVFDSPIAYSGFEVLMGIYGYALQIYCDFSGYTDIALGVALLLGFRLPVNFNSPYKATSITNFWHRWHISLSRWLRDYLYIPLGGSKKGKIRTYINLMITMLLGGLWHGASLKFVAWGGIHGLGLAIERLFGIGKHQPSKRLSPVRRFVAIVITFHIVCLAWIPFRAASFSDALTILSRIATAFSWNTIPEVLLGYKAVFITIAIGFAAHWFPSQNKENFRGWFISTNPVIKLLAILLVVMLLAQVRTAGIQPFIYFQF